cgtccagacagctaaaggtgcaggaaaagaactatcctatccacgaccttgagttagcagctattgttcatgccttgaagatatggcgacattatttgtacggtgttccttgtgagatttataccgatcatcggagtttgcagcatctgtttaagcagaaagatcttaacttacaTCAACAGAGGTGGTTGGaactgcttaaggattatgatatcactattttgtaccaccctgcgaaggccaatgtggtgaccgatgctttgagtcgccgggcagagagttcgGGGAGTCTatcatatctaccagcagcagaaaggccattggcgttggatgttcaggtcttagccagccagtttgtgagattggatatttctgagccgagtcgagtattggcttgtgtggtctctcggtcttctctttatgatcgtatcagggagcgtcagtataatgacccccattttcttgtccttaaggacatggtccagcacggtgatgctaaggaggtcactattggagatgatggtgtattgaggatgcagggcaggctatgtgttcccaatgtagatggtttgtgtgagttgattcttcgaGAGGCTCAAAGCTCACGGTACTCCATttatccaggtgccgcgaagatgtatcaggacatgaggcagcattattggtagaggaggatgaagaaagacatagtagagtatgtggctagatgtctaaattgccagcagatgaagtatgagcatcaacgaccgggtgggttgcttcagaagataaagattctggagtggaaatgagagaggatcactatagacttcgttgttggtctcccacggactcagcaaaagtttgatgcagtttgggtgattgtggacaggttgaccaagttagctaatttcattcctgtgatgactagcTATTCTTCTGAGtagctagctcgaatctacatccgtgagatcgtcaggcttcatggcgtaccggtatctattatatctgaccggggtacgcagtttacatcacgattttggagagctgtacagcatgagttaggtactcgggttgagttgagcacagcatttcaccctcagacggacgggcagtccgagcgcactattcagatattagagtatatgcttcgtgcgtgtgtgatagattttgggggtacttgggaccagttcttgccacatgcagagtttgcttacaacaacagttatcattccagcattcagatggcaccatatgaggctctgtacggtaggcgatgtcggtccccagtgggttggttcgagcccggcgaggccagattattgggtacagacttggttcaggatgccttgaaaaaggtgaaagtgattcaggatagacttcgcacagcccagtctagataaaagagttatgcggaccggaatgttcgcgatgtggcattcatggttggagagcgagtcttgctccaggtttcgcctatgaagggcgttatgaggtttggaaagaagggtaagctgagcccaaggttcattggtccatttgaggtgttgcgtcgagttggggaggttgcttatgagctcgccatgcctcccagtctagcaggagttcatccggtattccatgtttctatgctcctgaagtatcacgacgattcgtcccatgtgttggatttcagctcagttcaattggacaaggatctatcttatgttgaggagccagtggctattttagacaggcaggtcagaaagctaagatcaaagaacattgcttccgtgaaggttcattggaggggaaagccggtcgaggaggcgacttgggagaccgagcaggatatgcgcagccgttatcctcatcttttcaccactttaggtatgtctctatgctcgttcgaggatgaactattattttaagagggggaggatataatgacccggccgatcgttttgagatttagagccccgaacccctattaactgctttccccatatctatttctgctattgtgacttgccgggatgattggttttgagtttcagagtgttttgggacacttagtccctaaataagagcttaagccttagaatttagaccgtagtcagaactgtgtgaagacgactccggaatggaattttgtcggtttcgatagctttgttaggtgattttgggtttaaggGCGTgtacggattgtgttttggaggtccgtagctcatttaggcttgaaatagcgaaagtcgaattttggagttttgggccggtagtggaatttttgatatcggggtcgttttttgattccggaagttggagtaggtccgtaatgttgattatgacttgtgcgcaaaatttgaggtcaatcggacgtgatttgataggtttcggcatcggttgtagaattttaaagtttcaagttctttaagtttgaattggagggtgattcgtgattttagcgttgtttgatgtgatttgagagctcgactaaatggtgttttaggaatttttggtatgtttggtcgaggtcccgggggcctcgggtgagtttcagatgcccaacggatcgatttttggacttaggaggttgctgaagttttctggtgtctgatttctggtttccttatacgcgatcgcgtggggttatccgcgatcgcgtaggcttagctgGGCACAGGATcgaattgttcttcgcgttcatggACATGGGCATGCAAACGTGTAGTGATGTGAggtggtgcttcgcgaacgcagagacaaggtcgcgatcgcgtagggttaagtgTACCAAAGCTGGACCACGCGCTttgctcctcgcgaacgcgtgcGGATGTTCACGATAGCGTGAGTAGGGGAGCCAGAGCATCACATTCGTGTGGTGTTTTACGctatcgcgtagagtaatttctggggcagcaaagttgttcttcgcgatcgtgaggctATTTTCGCGATCGTGATTAAGGAATCGCTAGGTAGTGTTAAAGTTTTCAAAAGACGGGGGTTTTGCCATTTTACCAAAAATTTGAGATAGGGAGCTCAGATTTGGATGAATGGGTTAAtttcggaatgggtgttcgtatttgtgacttttacccgattcggagacgtgggccccacaggcgatgtttgagttaatttcaaaatttttgttaaagtgttgatttcattaattagatgagtctattatggttgtatatataatatgtaatttcttttggctagatttgggccattcggagccggatattcgtgggaaagtcattgtgaccgattgattgagcttggttcgaggtaagtggcttgcctaactttgtgtgggggaaattcccttaagatttggaactattgtgatatgtaagcgtcatgtacatgaggtgacgagtacgtacacgggctagttgtggtaaaacccgattttcttactgagcagcaacatgttgttttctgttattttgagttataccattttaatgagtactaatctatttttaattttaattgagttattccaatatgtgtagctatcatgtttagtctaatacaacatgtctacgtgtcttaattgtttatgtgaattctgtgcagcatgcttagtgaatttcctgcttcttccctgactgatacttagtctaaattgtaagaatttcgtaatgtagttgtatttctatcattcgcgctgcatatttactttgggactacggaacgatattccgggagatccccatgtactgcatatttacttaggGACTACataacggtattccgggagatccccatatacttgcatatttactttgggactacggaaaggtattctgggagatccccctgtactgcatatttactttgagactacggaacggtattccgggagatctcccttgtacaggatatttactttgggactacgaaacggtattctgggagattcccctgtcttgcatatttacgtttgggactacgagacggtatctcgggagatcctctgtTGTGATTTTTGTGTACTGAGCTgctaccttctatgatttcattgttgttaaatttcagtctttattttatcgcggcattacactctatattatttttattatatatttgccAGTAGgcccctgacctgacctcatgctactctctgcacatatttttcgtgtgcagatccaggtgcaccttatcagccgcattatcagtgagtcgggacaactttggagatttcaaggtatatccgacgcgtccgcagacctcggagtccccttctattctttctcatgtccattatcttctgtattttccttgttagattctgatgtataaAGACACTAGATTTTTTCTTCTGtggtttgtgattcacgatgttccgaattttgggatttgttgtttatttttgaatagttggttaaatttttatttttatttcattattccgcaaaatgttaggcttatctagttgtagagactaggtgtcttCACGACGTCACATAGAGgaaaaattgggttgtgacaatggGGTCTCGACTGGAGGCACCAATGCCAAAATTTGAGCATGGGTACCATTTACTCTATATGGCTAAACCATTGAAAATTTATGCAGAAAAATCTGCTTTTACTTGGCAAGAGAATGGGTGCACGTGCCCCTTGTTTCCTAACATAGATACGCCTCTGaatgcatggttaatagtatatatctcAACAAAAATGTGGCCTCGTGTGGATATATTTAATCATGCAGGAAGTGCTTGTTTtggtgttggttttgattttaagtGGAGTAAAGTaatttggaaaaggaaaaaagCAAGGGAACGTCAAGTTAGTGCGTCGTTAGTAGTGGATCAAGCTAATTTCCATTTAGAGCTAGCAGAATCAGTAATGCTTAATACAAGTGACGGCGGGAAATTAAAATATAAGAGCAACTTGATGCATAAGGCATACCCTATTCATATAGGGTCACAGAAAGGGCTGCACCCAAAGGGTGTGATATAGACCACAAACAACTTACTCTAGTGCGTGGCTGCTTCcccaactttaccgttgctccacaGTTCCCTCTCTAAAATCAAAATACAAGGAAATAAATATTCGAAATGGAGTCCCTGAAGCTCAAATTATTTGTTGACGTTGCTGAGGCATTATAGTGTACTGAAAAtatgaatattttttttctcttccagATTTTGATTATAAAATATACTAGATGAGGGCTGGGCCCAATAGAATCACTACGGGAATACATGATAATGTATCAAAAAAACACATGTGTTCTACTCTTGTTTACACTTTACGCCATAAACAAATAGACTTACATTTCCTGATTGACGACTGTCATATACTGTATTGCAACGACTTTGCACTACTGAAAAATGTTGGCTCCCTCGTATTTGTGCTCAACAATTAAAAGAAGTTACATTATAAAACATCGTCAACGAAAGAAGTTTCAGTCAAAATAGACATGTGCAATTGTTTTCAATAGATGTTGTCCAGTCTCTTTTACGCAATTTTCTTAAAGCATATCTCTTCGGTTCTGCCCTAACAAAGAAAATCATGTTAGAATTCACCAAGGTAGCTTATACAGAAATTATACAAGTCCAAATTAAATTTGAGTAACAATGTTGATAGCTACTATAGATCAATAAGCCAGAGTTAAAAAATTAACCACTGATCTTACTGCAATGCGATAAAAGCTGCAGACCATCTATTATGTTGCTCTTTTAGATGTCAAAATTTGAAATATGAGATATCGCCAATATCCATAGCacattaataaattaaatattttattttccttccatATTTTTATTAGTACAATAAACAAATGAAGGGGAACTACTACTATTTTTTACCTCTTCAGAGAGGGTAGATAGATGCCTACAATTGCAATAGATTCTAATTTCTTATGAAATAAGATGCAATCTAGACAATTTATCCATCTAAATAGAACTGCCAAAGCAAgattcattttggcatgatcctctTTATGTTTACTTTTTGAGTATTAATTTAATATAGGAGCCAACTGTTTCTATATATCTCGTTTCAATGCTACTCACAGGAATACAAAAGAATAAGGAGCATATAAGCTTGCAACAATATATCCAATATAGGAggaagataaaaataaataaaaagggaagatGAAGATGAAAGAAAACAAAGTCAGACAAGAAGGGGCTTTTTTGTACTCACGTGGGTTGCACATGAAGAAGCTTCCGTTCATTTTGACAGATTATTACGGGATGTCATCACTTTTTAGGGCTAAAAACCAAAATGATAAGCTTTTATGATATATTAAGGACCTTTTCCTTAGGTGTTATTTATGAGGACCAAATGAATCCAAAGCACATACATTTGggaccattttgatcattttAAACTAGTGTTTACATAAATATGTTCCACACGTGGACCAAACCTTGATTTCCTCGAACCAAATTAGAAACAATAAGAAGACTCATTCTTCTACTATATCCAATCACTGCAACGTGGGCTAAAACCCCAGAAGTATGTTTTAATCCGTAAAGATCCATTTATTGAAACAGTCAAGCAGGCCCCACAACGAATAAAACATTTTTCAGTTCGTTTCACATGCTCACTCACTTCCGTGTGCGTGTCCATGTATTCACGTGATTTCCTTCTTCTCTCCTCATAATCCAAATCTATAAAAACACTTTAGATTTAACGTACACCCTAAAACTTTCAGCAGTACTTAGCACATACCACAAATAATTACAAGAAACTCAACAATTTGGCGCCTTATTAAGTAATGAATAATTCAAGCACTTCAATTAGAGTGGCAGTTTCCGATGAAGAACATATCAATATATTAGCGTTGAGGAAACCCAAGAAGCGAGCGGGAAGGAAGAAGTTCAAAGAAACTCGGCACCCAGTGTACAGGGGAGTGAGAAGGAGGAACAACGACAAGTGGGTTTGCGAACTGCGCGAGCCCAGCAAACAGAAGCGAATATGGTTGGGAAGTTACCCAACCGCAGAAATGGCTGCGCGCGCTCATGACGTAGCTGCATTGGCACTTAGAGGACAGCTGGCCACTTTAAACTTCGCAGACTCCGCTTGGCGGTTGCAAGTGCCGGCATCAAAGGATCCCAAGGACTTGCGCCAAGCGGCTGCAAAAGCAGCATAGGTGTTCTGGCCAGGAGAGGAAGCTGATGTTAATTCTAGAGGAGCCGCTAATACTGGCAATGGCAATGAGGAAATGAAGGTGGCATCACAAGAAGAGAACGCAGCGTATAATTGCACGCAGAATATGTTATTCCCGCCtgtattgctgtatttgtaaatattaattctgcaaaataaaagttatcgtaatgaaacagttataataaattcgggcccactgaattcacagtgtttccttaaggaatttaatcccctcctagtacccaaggtaatggattatttcctcccaggatagaacgaataacacactggtgtagcggtacttcaaaccccagtgtttcagcgaacacaaagttcggtagcaaatcatacttacagttgctttatttgaagttaaaaacaatgtaGAACGAaagagtatatactcagaaaatcgtatggaaatgctgagaggaaggaatgcaatgtatagccaatttgttgagcgaattgtatgttgtgtgttgagtgtctttcttcaacatctgctgctcatatatatagcagccaaagaggaagaagaccaaacgtccaccctccatggtggagcaagcattacatgtttgtggagcaagcacttcatgtttgtggagcaagcacattcatggtgggaagatcattatccggctgccaaatgatcaatacacggattggaaaatatccgttataaatacggataatcttacgttaatatttactattaacaaataaatttgatccaaaaaattaatcaatcaatcgatcatttgaccaaatccaaatccgaatccgaatccgaatccgaagccaaagccgaagccgtagccgaagccgagccgagcgagcgacgacgacgacggcgcgaggcttgctttcttcttaactctttaagagctacaagaagagcaattatatatatacccaccaaaaatatcttcctcttccaatatgggacaatgtctcattgttaagaggaggaaacttaaaattttaatcaaaattttattttccctccattttccattcaccctcattttaagaatattcatcttaaaataaaacctcaacaatcccccacatgaatggaaaatggctatatcatgaaagtatgcatggaaaaactgtgtgatttacaagcaaggattaatcgcatctggataagtaggtttccctttgaactttccgtagtaaacttatgtcggatttACTCAGTCAattggtagatttgatatctttgaaccgtcgatctttggtgtatacctagacaaccataagtcacacaatcaacccttaaccgtctttggttctcattgttgtgttcgtttcagccatgaacaccgcctggtttcataagtgcgtagagaactggccttacaaagttctccttgaagcggctcacacttcacacttacataggtgattcctaaacgtgtcatcctgtagatacactatttgatataccccgtatcaaatttagaaatcattaaaaagccttaatgctttattcttggtactgaacattgtctcatcacgagaacggactaaaattttatttgacaatgttgaaccgtcattaatgactttgtttgatctccttgaacctagatcttgggatctccagtcttctaggtagagttaccgccacaatgacttgttctcggccatagccccattccccttgatgatttctcaactacctctctagttaggccttttgtaagtggacccgacacattatcacttgactttacatagtcaatcgtgataattcctctagagagtaattgcctaacggttttatgtcttcatcgtatatgacgagatttaccgttatacataacgctcccagcccttccaattgccgcttgactatcacaatgtatgcatattggtaccaacggtttgggccaaaatggaatgtcttccaagaaattccggagccattcagcttcttcaccggctttatctaaggctatgaattcagcctccattgtagagcgggcaatacatgtttgtttggacgacttccaagataccgctcatccaccaatagtgaatacatatccactcgtggacttagaatcagttgaaccggtgat
This DNA window, taken from Nicotiana tabacum cultivar K326 chromosome 15, ASM71507v2, whole genome shotgun sequence, encodes the following:
- the LOC142169801 gene encoding dehydration-responsive element-binding protein 1F-like, encoding MNNSSTSIRVAVSDEEHINILALRKPKKRAGRKKFKETRHPVYRGVRRRNNDKWVCELREPSKQKRIWLGSYPTAEMAARAHDVAALALRGQLATLNFADSAWRLQVPASKDPKDLRQAAAKAA